In the Gemmatimonadaceae bacterium genome, CGTGAATCAGACCAACGTGCAGGCGAGTCAGGAAGATCTTCGCGTCGTGCAGCAGCGCTACAATCTCGGCGCAAGCACGCTGCTCGACGTGCTGACCTCGCAGCAGGCGCTGGCAACGGCGCAGCAGCAGCTGATTCAGGCGCGCTTGAATTACCGCAACGCGCGGGCGCAGCTCGAGCAGGCGATCGGGCAGAATTTGCCATAGTGCGCTGGGCGTTGGGCGCTGGGCGGTGGTCCTGAAGGGCGAAGGGCGACGGAGAACATTCCCGTCGCCCCTCGTTCGTTACGCCCATTCGCCCACACGTCCATACGCCCATACGCCCATACGCCCGCATCACCCAGCACTTGTCCCCCTTCAGGCGTAGAATTAGCAGCAAGTCCGACCATCCGCGGCCTGACACCCGGCCGCTTCCAGGAGACCCACCCAGTGAAACGTTATCTCGGAGCCGCGTTGCTCCTCGCCGCGGCCGGCGTGGCAACCGCGTGCGCCAAGAAGCAGCAGGCGCCCACCGTGCAGGTCGCCGTCGTGTCCTACCGCGACATCATCGTCGATGCACAGGCGAACGGCGTCATCGAGCCGCTCGTCGTCACCGACGTGAAGTCGAAGGCCGGCGGCATGATCACCAAGATGCCCGTCGAGACCGGCACGCACGTCAACCCCGGCGACCTCATCGTCCAGATCGATACGCGCGACGTCCAGAACCGCTTCGACCAGGCGCAGGCGCAGCTCGTCGCCGCGCAGGCCAAGCTCGACGTCGCCGAGCAGGACAAGAAGCGCAATGAAGAGATGTTCAAGGCGCGCGTGATCACGCCGCAGGAATACGAGCAGGTCGCGGTGAATTATGAGAACGCGAAATCCGGCGTCGTCTCGGCCAAGGCCAACCTCGACATCGCCAAGCAGGCGCTCGAGGAAGCCACCGTGCGCGCGCCGGGCGAAGGCGTCATCATCACGAAGAACGTCGCGGTCGGCACCGTGATCGCGTCGGCCACCGGCTCGGTGAGCGGCGGCACGACGATCGTGCAGATGGCCGACCTGAGCATCGTGCGCATTCGCGCGTACTTCAACGAGAGCGACATCGGCAACATTCATCCGGGCCAGCCGGCCAACGTGACGGTCGATGCCTATCCGGATCGCCGCTTCACCGGCTCCGTCGAGAAGATCGAACCGCAGGCCATCGTTCAGCAGAACGTGACGATGTTCCCGGTGCTCGTGAATCTGCAGAACCAGGAAGGCCTGCTTCGTCCCGGCATGAACGGCACGGTCGCGGTGTTGATCGATGAGCGCGACAACGTGCTCGCGATTCCGAACGACGCGATCAAGAATCCGCGCGAAGCGGTGACGACCGGCGCGATGCTCGGGCTTGCGGCGGACACGGTCAACAACGAGCTCAAGGCGCAGGGCTACAATCCCGGCGCGCGCGGCGGATTCGGCGGCCGTAACGGGCAGGGTGGTCAGGGCCGTCGTAACGGCGGTGCGAACGGCGGTGGCGCAGCAGCTGGACCGACCGGTGGACCAACTGGTGGCTCAACTGGAGGCACCGCCGGCGGCGAAGTCTCGCTCATGGACGCCGGCGTCGCGCAGCAGGGTGGCGCGCAGGGCGGCCAGGGTGGTTTCGGTCAAGGCGGCTTCGGCGGCGGCATGCAGGTGTCGGACGCTGACTGCAAGAAGATCGACGACGCGCTCAAAGCGCATCCCGCCGAGAAGAAGCAGCTCGATGATCTGCGGGCGAAGCAGCGCGCGCTGATGCCCGCCGGATTCGGCGGCGGAGCGAACGGCGGCGGCGGATTCAATCGCCGCGGTCGCGATTCGACCGGCGGTGCGGCGCGCCGCGCTGGTGGCGACAGCACGCGTCGTCGCGACGGTGGTAATAATGGCGGCAACAACGGCGCCAACGGTGGCGGTGGCCAGAATGGCGGCCGTCGCGGCAGTCCGGAGATGCAGGCCATCGGTCAGCAGATGCGCGACATCTACACGAAGCTCAATCTCGATGCGCGCACGGCCGGCGCTTGCGCGCGTCGCGCACAGGGCGGCGCTCAACGCGCGCAGGGTGGCACGCAGGGCGGCGCGAACCAAGGTGGAAACCGCGGCGGTCAGTTGACGCCGTCGCCGGAGCTCGGCTCGCGTCCGGTGCGTCCGCGCGCTGGCCTCGTATTCGTGACCGACAGCTCGAAGACGCAATTCCATCCGCGCATCGTACAGCTGGGTCAGGGCAATCTCGATTACACCGAAGTGGTGAGCGGTCTCAAGCCCGGCGAACGCGTCGTCATGCTAGGCGCGCTGGCGCTGCAGGCGCAGCGGCAGCAGCAGCAGGATCGCCTGCGGCAGAACGCCAGCCCGCTTGGTGGACAGCCGGGCCCCGGCGGCGGCGGTCCGCCGCGCGGCGGCGGTGGCGGCGGCAGAGGGCGTTAATTAAATGCTCATTGGAGAAATCATAAGCGTCGCGCTCGGGGCGCTGCGGGCGAACAAGCTTCGGTCGCTGCTCACGATGCTCGGCATCGTGATCGGCGTCGGCGCCGTCATCGCGGTCGTGGCGCTCGGCACGGGCGCGCAGCAGGCGGTGAAGGATCGCATCGCGGCGCTCGGCACCACGCTGTTGACGGTGAGCCCCGGCCAGCAGCGCGGCCAGGGCGTCGCGATCGCCGGCGCGCAGCAGAAGCTGATCATCGACGACGCGAAGGCCATCGACGAGCGCGCGACGCACGTCATCGCCGTGCAGCCCGAAATGCGCTCGCAGCAGCAGATCGTGTGGGGCAACAAGAACGCGAGCACGCAGATCATCGGGACCACGCCCAACTATCTCGAGGTGCGCAAGTACGCGATGGCCTACGGCCGCATGTTCACGGCAGCCGACGACGAAGGACGCCAGCGCGTCGCGGTCCTGGGCTCGGCGGTCGTCGACAACCTTGGGGTCACGAACCCCGAAGCGCTCGTCGGAGAGTCGGTGCGCATTCGCGGCACGCAGTTCACCGTCGTGGGCGTGATGAAGTCCAAGGGCCAGGCCAACGCGTTCCAGAATCCGGACGATGAAATCCTGGTGCCGATCCAGACCGCGCGCTTCCGCGTGAACGGATCCGATCGGTTGCAGTCGATCAGCGCGCTCGCCGAGTCGGAAGACGCGATTCCCGACGCGATGGCCGACATCCAGCGCGTGATCCGCCGCCAGCACAAGATCCGCCAGGGCGCGCCGGACGATTTCCAGATTCGTAATCAGTCCGACATTCTCGCGACGACGCAGGAAACGACGGAAGTGATGACGTACCTGCTGTCGGGCATCGCCGCGGTGTCGCTGCTCGTCGGCGGCATCGGCATCATGAACATCATGCTCGTGTCGGTCACCGAGCGCACGCGCGAGATCGGCATTCGGAAAGCGCTTGGCGCGACGCGCTTCAACATCCTGCTGCAGTTCCTCATCGAGGCCGTGGTGCTCTGCGTGCTCGGCGGGCTGGTGGGAATCGGCCTGGGCGCGGGCGGCGCCGCGGTGATGAGCCGGACCGCCGGCTGGTCGACGCAGATTTCGACGACGGCAATCGTCATGGCCTTCGCGTTCTCGGCGTTCGTCGGTGTGGCGTTCGGCGTGTGGCCGGCGCGCCGCGCGGCGGTACTCGATCCGATCGTCGCGCTGAGATACGAATAGCTTTGCGGTGGGCGGTGGGCGGTGGGCGCTGGGCGATGGGCGTGAACAGCAACGGGCGACGGAATCCTCTCCGTCGCCCGTTGCCGTTCCGCCCCGACGCCCCGACGCCCCGACGCCTCACTTCAATCGAAACTCGAACGGCATCTGCGCCACAGCCGGTACATGACGCCCGTCAGCTTCCGCGGGCCGGAAACGAAAGCGGCTCAGCGC is a window encoding:
- a CDS encoding ABC transporter permease, producing the protein MLIGEIISVALGALRANKLRSLLTMLGIVIGVGAVIAVVALGTGAQQAVKDRIAALGTTLLTVSPGQQRGQGVAIAGAQQKLIIDDAKAIDERATHVIAVQPEMRSQQQIVWGNKNASTQIIGTTPNYLEVRKYAMAYGRMFTAADDEGRQRVAVLGSAVVDNLGVTNPEALVGESVRIRGTQFTVVGVMKSKGQANAFQNPDDEILVPIQTARFRVNGSDRLQSISALAESEDAIPDAMADIQRVIRRQHKIRQGAPDDFQIRNQSDILATTQETTEVMTYLLSGIAAVSLLVGGIGIMNIMLVSVTERTREIGIRKALGATRFNILLQFLIEAVVLCVLGGLVGIGLGAGGAAVMSRTAGWSTQISTTAIVMAFAFSAFVGVAFGVWPARRAAVLDPIVALRYE
- a CDS encoding efflux RND transporter periplasmic adaptor subunit, with protein sequence MKRYLGAALLLAAAGVATACAKKQQAPTVQVAVVSYRDIIVDAQANGVIEPLVVTDVKSKAGGMITKMPVETGTHVNPGDLIVQIDTRDVQNRFDQAQAQLVAAQAKLDVAEQDKKRNEEMFKARVITPQEYEQVAVNYENAKSGVVSAKANLDIAKQALEEATVRAPGEGVIITKNVAVGTVIASATGSVSGGTTIVQMADLSIVRIRAYFNESDIGNIHPGQPANVTVDAYPDRRFTGSVEKIEPQAIVQQNVTMFPVLVNLQNQEGLLRPGMNGTVAVLIDERDNVLAIPNDAIKNPREAVTTGAMLGLAADTVNNELKAQGYNPGARGGFGGRNGQGGQGRRNGGANGGGAAAGPTGGPTGGSTGGTAGGEVSLMDAGVAQQGGAQGGQGGFGQGGFGGGMQVSDADCKKIDDALKAHPAEKKQLDDLRAKQRALMPAGFGGGANGGGGFNRRGRDSTGGAARRAGGDSTRRRDGGNNGGNNGANGGGGQNGGRRGSPEMQAIGQQMRDIYTKLNLDARTAGACARRAQGGAQRAQGGTQGGANQGGNRGGQLTPSPELGSRPVRPRAGLVFVTDSSKTQFHPRIVQLGQGNLDYTEVVSGLKPGERVVMLGALALQAQRQQQQDRLRQNASPLGGQPGPGGGGPPRGGGGGGRGR